A section of the Anabaena cylindrica PCC 7122 genome encodes:
- a CDS encoding glycosyltransferase family 2 protein → MFSIYILTYNEELDIAACIESAMLSDDIIVVDSCSSDRTIEISSGYPIRVIQHPFESHGKQRTWMLESVLPKHEWVYILEADERMTPELFAECVAATQNPDYIAYYVAERVMFMNQWIRYSTQYPRYQLRLFRHGKVWFTDYGHTEREVCDGATSFLKETYPHYTSSKGLSRWLDKHNRYSTDEAKETLYQLENGDVKWRDLFFGKSEVERRRALKDLSLRVPARPVIRFVYMYFFLGGCLDGHPGLAWCTLQAFYEYLILLKVWEMKYSRGQESGVGSQESGVGSQESGVRSQESGVGSQE, encoded by the coding sequence ATGTTCTCAATTTACATACTCACATATAACGAAGAGTTAGATATCGCTGCTTGTATAGAATCAGCCATGTTATCTGATGACATCATAGTTGTAGATTCTTGTAGTAGCGATCGCACTATAGAAATTTCCAGTGGTTATCCTATTCGAGTCATCCAACACCCCTTTGAAAGTCACGGGAAACAACGCACCTGGATGCTAGAATCCGTGCTTCCCAAACATGAGTGGGTGTACATTCTCGAAGCCGACGAGCGCATGACACCAGAACTTTTTGCTGAATGTGTCGCCGCAACTCAAAACCCAGATTACATCGCTTACTACGTTGCGGAAAGAGTGATGTTTATGAATCAGTGGATTCGTTATAGTACCCAATATCCCCGCTATCAATTGCGTCTTTTCCGTCATGGTAAAGTTTGGTTTACAGATTATGGCCATACTGAACGGGAAGTTTGTGACGGTGCAACCAGCTTTTTAAAAGAAACCTATCCTCATTACACTTCTAGCAAAGGTTTGAGCCGCTGGCTCGATAAGCATAACCGTTATTCTACAGACGAAGCCAAAGAAACTTTGTATCAATTAGAAAATGGCGATGTGAAATGGCGAGATTTATTTTTTGGCAAATCGGAAGTAGAAAGACGACGCGCCCTTAAGGATTTATCTTTGCGTGTACCAGCTAGACCAGTGATACGCTTCGTGTATATGTATTTTTTCCTGGGTGGCTGCTTAGACGGACACCCAGGTTTAGCTTGGTGTACTTTGCAAGCATTCTATGAATACTTGATTTTGTTGAAGGTTTGGGAAATGAAATATAGCAGGGGTCAGGAGTCAGGAGTCGGGAGTCAGGAGTCAGGAGTCGGGAGTCAGGAGTCAGGAGTCAGGAGTCAGGAGTCGGGAGTCGGGAGTCAGGAGTAA
- a CDS encoding DUF502 domain-containing protein — MDNNHNNLTNQKKENRGLVIERLKQDFKNDLIAGLLVVIPLATTIWLTITIASWVVNFLTKIPKQVNPFDGLHPILVNVLNLVVGLAVPLLSILIIGLMARNIAGRWLLDFGERFLQAIPLAGQVYKTLKQLLETILKDSNGKFRRVVLLEYPRRGIWAIAFVTGAISNDIQAQMNRPMLSVFIPTTPNPTTGWYAVVPEDEVVNLSLSVEEAFKIVVSGGIVASNAPLSPLVLPKSISPIETKQQVITVEDK; from the coding sequence GTGGATAACAATCATAATAATTTGACTAACCAAAAAAAGGAGAATAGGGGCTTGGTAATTGAACGCCTAAAACAGGACTTCAAAAATGACCTGATTGCTGGTTTGTTGGTGGTGATTCCCCTAGCGACTACAATCTGGCTGACCATTACTATTGCCAGTTGGGTAGTTAATTTTCTCACCAAAATCCCCAAACAGGTGAATCCCTTTGATGGTCTGCATCCTATATTAGTCAATGTACTTAATTTAGTAGTTGGGTTAGCTGTACCACTACTAAGTATCCTGATCATTGGCTTAATGGCTCGGAATATAGCTGGTAGGTGGTTGCTAGATTTTGGTGAGCGATTTTTGCAAGCAATTCCTTTGGCAGGCCAGGTATATAAAACCCTCAAACAATTACTAGAAACTATACTCAAAGATTCCAATGGTAAATTTCGGCGTGTAGTTTTATTAGAATATCCGAGACGGGGAATTTGGGCGATCGCATTTGTCACTGGTGCAATTAGCAATGACATCCAAGCGCAAATGAATCGTCCCATGTTGAGCGTCTTCATCCCCACAACCCCCAACCCTACCACCGGATGGTATGCAGTAGTTCCAGAAGACGAAGTAGTCAACCTCTCACTATCTGTAGAAGAGGCTTTCAAAATAGTTGTCTCTGGTGGGATTGTTGCCTCTAATGCACCCCTATCCCCCTTAGTTTTACCAAAATCAATATCACCCATAGAAACTAAACAGCAGGTGATTACTGTGGAAGACAAGTAA
- the nusB gene encoding transcription antitermination factor NusB — translation MQPRKPQQIARELALLSLSQLPVNPKKLEKLPDEQLVAKLVLGAVRTLTTEVQDTLDNAAGELQRSNDRLLTSQTRASDLNTARTMLQEAIACTQTAINQLGTAIDFPELIQLANQDKEVRNYAKEIIITVNDNRSIIDQFISEALVDWQVSRLAQIDRDILQIAVAEMRFMRVPASIAINEAVELAKRYSGDEGHRFINGVLRRVTEQKQTA, via the coding sequence ATGCAACCTCGTAAACCCCAACAGATAGCACGCGAATTAGCTTTATTAAGCCTTAGCCAGTTGCCAGTTAACCCCAAGAAATTGGAAAAACTGCCTGATGAACAATTAGTAGCTAAATTAGTACTCGGCGCAGTACGCACTTTGACGACAGAAGTGCAAGATACCCTCGACAACGCTGCGGGTGAACTCCAACGCAGTAACGATCGCCTTTTAACCAGCCAAACACGGGCTTCAGACCTGAATACAGCGAGAACTATGCTTCAAGAAGCGATCGCTTGTACCCAAACAGCCATCAATCAATTAGGCACAGCCATTGACTTCCCAGAATTAATCCAGTTAGCCAATCAAGATAAAGAAGTCCGCAATTACGCCAAAGAAATCATCATCACTGTCAACGACAACCGCAGTATCATTGATCAATTCATTTCTGAAGCTTTAGTCGATTGGCAAGTCTCTCGTTTAGCACAAATTGACCGGGATATTCTGCAAATCGCTGTAGCAGAAATGCGATTTATGAGAGTTCCCGCTAGTATAGCCATCAACGAAGCTGTAGAGTTAGCTAAACGCTACAGTGGAGATGAAGGACATCGCTTTATTAATGGTGTTCTGCGCCGTGTCACAGAACAGAAACAAACAGCATAG
- the hpsJ-B gene encoding hormogonium polysaccharide biosynthesis protein HpsJ — MVNRVAASNTSLTLKVVGIICILSFFVDFLILLLGFSPTNKQSQIGLATALVDRGIVPLVGLGMLFAAYWFDGAEDRPQGIDLRLPSLILSSILGLMFLLIFPLHLNNVRQASTQTVKDISQQAQQAENQLNTQLSQFEAQLNNDQAKAQLEQARIQAKTRFSELIKDEQRYKQALENPQLPAEQKELLKKFKANPQELDKFIAQQTDPREVANQRLSEIRQRKETAEKEAKDNAWKSGLRIGLSSLLLSIGYIIIGWTGLKGMGTLQGSKRKVPAR, encoded by the coding sequence ATGGTTAACCGCGTAGCTGCCTCAAATACTTCACTCACACTCAAGGTTGTGGGAATAATCTGCATTTTGTCTTTTTTCGTTGATTTTCTGATCCTGTTGTTAGGCTTTAGTCCCACTAATAAGCAATCACAAATTGGCTTGGCAACAGCCCTAGTTGACCGAGGAATTGTGCCGCTAGTAGGTTTAGGAATGCTATTTGCTGCATATTGGTTTGATGGGGCTGAAGATCGCCCACAAGGTATAGATTTAAGACTTCCATCCTTAATACTCTCAAGCATCTTAGGATTGATGTTTTTGCTGATTTTTCCTCTACACCTCAATAATGTGCGGCAAGCCAGCACACAAACTGTAAAAGACATCTCCCAACAAGCCCAACAAGCTGAAAACCAACTTAACACCCAATTATCCCAATTTGAAGCCCAACTTAATAACGATCAGGCCAAAGCTCAATTAGAGCAAGCGAGAATCCAAGCTAAAACTAGGTTTAGTGAACTAATTAAAGATGAGCAGAGATATAAGCAAGCGCTCGAAAACCCCCAACTTCCCGCAGAACAAAAAGAATTACTCAAGAAATTTAAAGCCAATCCCCAAGAGCTTGATAAATTTATTGCTCAACAAACAGATCCTAGAGAAGTTGCTAATCAAAGACTGAGCGAAATTCGCCAACGCAAAGAAACAGCAGAAAAAGAAGCTAAAGATAATGCTTGGAAATCTGGACTGCGGATTGGTTTGAGTAGTTTGTTGTTGTCTATTGGTTATATCATCATTGGTTGGACAGGATTAAAAGGTATGGGTACTTTACAAGGTAGTAAACGTAAGGTTCCAGCGCGTTAA